From Oncorhynchus mykiss isolate Arlee chromosome 25, USDA_OmykA_1.1, whole genome shotgun sequence, a single genomic window includes:
- the grhl3 gene encoding grainyhead-like protein 3 homolog isoform X1: MTKEIETLGLVLQNESFNYQRYNNYIMDSWAYTDSLLAYDQCKTPKEQKMVACSRGSSMYKPSERTMIGSSPELVSLETPANIMKLLSENISSNHPQEALELNSKLSPLCPPSVLQNPLPLTPSADTYDKQVINNIFDSLLSQKWPTETAFPEATTEQTLPYSDPFAEQHSPVYSDSYSKSPPERYRNTFQFILGAPQAIQHKSSELPMVYLNKGQFYPISLQGVDSSASLIPNKVKTVVMAVFENDKSAEIQLRCWNHWHARQPTVKQRVIDIADYKEVFSGISHVEEVAFNALSFIWNPNEEAKVYIGINSLSTDFSSQKGVKGLPLNLQIDTYDFSSGTNRLIHRAACQVKIFCDKGAERKMRDEERKRSKRRVKTVIDSSNNTNKSVVSSSMGSGSTFFKTLEDHVTNPVLFIPEMHLSNMQRCSLAPPTTLEEVEKSSLKRLYPNRLEQSNGSPPPSKQARCEEQQRVLLYVRTESEEVFDALMLSSPTLKGLRQAISEKYAMQQDTIGNIYKKCKRGIFVNMDDNIIEHYSNHSAFLIEISEIMCGQFQVTLMEL, translated from the exons GACTCTGGGACTGGTCCTTCAGAACGAGAGCTTCAACTACCAGCGCTACAATAACTACATCATGGACTCCTGGGCCTACACAGACAGCCTACTCGCATATGACCAGTGCAAG ACACCCAAAGAGCAGAAGATGGTTGCATGCAGCCGAGGCAGTAGTATGTACAAGCCATCAGAGAG gACTATGATTGGCTCCTCCCCCGAGCTGGTCTCCCTGGAGACGCCAGCCAACATTATGAAGCTGCTGTCCGAGAACATTTCCTCCAACCACCCCCAGGAGGCGCTGGAGCTGAACAGCAAGCTGtcacccctctgtcccccctctgttCTCCAaaaccctctccctctcacccccagTGCCGACACCTACGACAAGCAGGTCATCAACAACATCTTCGACTCCTTGCTCTCCCAGAAGTGGCCCACAGAGACAGCCTTCCCTGAGGCCACCACTGAG CAGACTCTACCCTACAGCGATCCCTTTGCCGAGCAGCACAGCCCAGTTTACTCTGACTCTTACAGCAAATCCCCTCCAGAGAGATACAG GAACACTTTCCAGTTCATTCTGGGAGCCCCTCAAGCCATCCAGCACAAGTCGTCCGAGCTGCCCATGGTTTACCTCAACAAGGGCCAGTTCTACCCCATCTCCCTTCAGGGGGTGGACAGCTCAGCCAGTCTGATccccaacaaagtcaag ACGGTGGTCATGGCGGTGTTTGAGAACGACAAGAGCGCAGAGATTCAGCTGAGGTGCTGGAATCACTGGCACGCACGGCAGCCGACCGTTAAGCAGAGAGTCATTGACATCG CTGACTACAAAGAGGTATTCAGTGGCATCAGCCACGTGGAAGAGGTGGCCTTCAACGCTTTGTCCTTCATCTGGAACCCCAATGAGGAAGCTAAG gtgTACATTGGCATTAACTCTCTGAGCACAGACTTCTCCTCTCAGAAGGGAGTGAAGGGGCTTCCTCTCAACCTCCAGATCGACACATATGACTTCAGCAGCGGCACCAACCGCCTCATCCACAGAGCAGCCTGCCAGGTCAAAATCTTCTGCGATAAG GGTGCAGAGAGGAAgatgagggatgaagagaggaaaaGGAGCAAGAGGAGGGTCAAGACAGTCATTGACTCAAGCAACAACA ccAACAAGTCAGTAGTGTCCAGCTCAATGGGAAGTGGCAGCACCTTCTTCAAGACCCTGGAGGACCACGTCACCAACCCTGTCCTCTTCATCCCAGAGATGCACCTCTCCAACATGCAGCGCTGCAGCCTG GCACCCCCCACAACACTGGAGGAGGTTGAAAAGAGCTCACTGAAGAGACTTTACCCTAATCGACTGGAACAAAGCAATGGTAgcccaccaccaagcaagcaggcCAGATGCGAGGAGCAGCAGCGAG TGCTCCTGTACGTGAGAACCGAGTCAGAGGAAGTGTTCGATGCTCTCATGCTCAGCAGCCCAACCCTGAAAGGCCTAAGACAAGCG ATTTCTGAAAAGTACGCCATGCAACAGGACACCATTGGGAACATCTACAAGAAATGCAAAAGAGG
- the grhl3 gene encoding grainyhead-like protein 3 homolog isoform X2, with amino-acid sequence MTKEIETLGLVLQNESFNYQRYNNYIMDSWAYTDSLLAYDQCKTPKEQKMVACSRGSSMYKPSERTMIGSSPELVSLETPANIMKLLSENISSNHPQEALELNSKLSPLCPPSVLQNPLPLTPSADTYDKQVINNIFDSLLSQKWPTETAFPEATTETLPYSDPFAEQHSPVYSDSYSKSPPERYRNTFQFILGAPQAIQHKSSELPMVYLNKGQFYPISLQGVDSSASLIPNKVKTVVMAVFENDKSAEIQLRCWNHWHARQPTVKQRVIDIADYKEVFSGISHVEEVAFNALSFIWNPNEEAKVYIGINSLSTDFSSQKGVKGLPLNLQIDTYDFSSGTNRLIHRAACQVKIFCDKGAERKMRDEERKRSKRRVKTVIDSSNNTNKSVVSSSMGSGSTFFKTLEDHVTNPVLFIPEMHLSNMQRCSLAPPTTLEEVEKSSLKRLYPNRLEQSNGSPPPSKQARCEEQQRVLLYVRTESEEVFDALMLSSPTLKGLRQAISEKYAMQQDTIGNIYKKCKRGIFVNMDDNIIEHYSNHSAFLIEISEIMCGQFQVTLMEL; translated from the exons GACTCTGGGACTGGTCCTTCAGAACGAGAGCTTCAACTACCAGCGCTACAATAACTACATCATGGACTCCTGGGCCTACACAGACAGCCTACTCGCATATGACCAGTGCAAG ACACCCAAAGAGCAGAAGATGGTTGCATGCAGCCGAGGCAGTAGTATGTACAAGCCATCAGAGAG gACTATGATTGGCTCCTCCCCCGAGCTGGTCTCCCTGGAGACGCCAGCCAACATTATGAAGCTGCTGTCCGAGAACATTTCCTCCAACCACCCCCAGGAGGCGCTGGAGCTGAACAGCAAGCTGtcacccctctgtcccccctctgttCTCCAaaaccctctccctctcacccccagTGCCGACACCTACGACAAGCAGGTCATCAACAACATCTTCGACTCCTTGCTCTCCCAGAAGTGGCCCACAGAGACAGCCTTCCCTGAGGCCACCACTGAG ACTCTACCCTACAGCGATCCCTTTGCCGAGCAGCACAGCCCAGTTTACTCTGACTCTTACAGCAAATCCCCTCCAGAGAGATACAG GAACACTTTCCAGTTCATTCTGGGAGCCCCTCAAGCCATCCAGCACAAGTCGTCCGAGCTGCCCATGGTTTACCTCAACAAGGGCCAGTTCTACCCCATCTCCCTTCAGGGGGTGGACAGCTCAGCCAGTCTGATccccaacaaagtcaag ACGGTGGTCATGGCGGTGTTTGAGAACGACAAGAGCGCAGAGATTCAGCTGAGGTGCTGGAATCACTGGCACGCACGGCAGCCGACCGTTAAGCAGAGAGTCATTGACATCG CTGACTACAAAGAGGTATTCAGTGGCATCAGCCACGTGGAAGAGGTGGCCTTCAACGCTTTGTCCTTCATCTGGAACCCCAATGAGGAAGCTAAG gtgTACATTGGCATTAACTCTCTGAGCACAGACTTCTCCTCTCAGAAGGGAGTGAAGGGGCTTCCTCTCAACCTCCAGATCGACACATATGACTTCAGCAGCGGCACCAACCGCCTCATCCACAGAGCAGCCTGCCAGGTCAAAATCTTCTGCGATAAG GGTGCAGAGAGGAAgatgagggatgaagagaggaaaaGGAGCAAGAGGAGGGTCAAGACAGTCATTGACTCAAGCAACAACA ccAACAAGTCAGTAGTGTCCAGCTCAATGGGAAGTGGCAGCACCTTCTTCAAGACCCTGGAGGACCACGTCACCAACCCTGTCCTCTTCATCCCAGAGATGCACCTCTCCAACATGCAGCGCTGCAGCCTG GCACCCCCCACAACACTGGAGGAGGTTGAAAAGAGCTCACTGAAGAGACTTTACCCTAATCGACTGGAACAAAGCAATGGTAgcccaccaccaagcaagcaggcCAGATGCGAGGAGCAGCAGCGAG TGCTCCTGTACGTGAGAACCGAGTCAGAGGAAGTGTTCGATGCTCTCATGCTCAGCAGCCCAACCCTGAAAGGCCTAAGACAAGCG ATTTCTGAAAAGTACGCCATGCAACAGGACACCATTGGGAACATCTACAAGAAATGCAAAAGAGG